The genomic region GCCGAGGATCCCGAGGCGCGGGACGGCTTCCTCGCCGAGTACCGGGCCGCCCTGCGCGAGGCCTATCCGGCGGGACCGCACGGCACGCCGTTCCCGTTCCGCAGGGTGTTCGCGGTGGCGCGGAAGCAGGTGTGACCGGTGGCTACGCCGTTCGGCCCAGGTGGGTGAACAGGATGCGGATCACGTCCTCGTCGATGACGTACAGGACGCGGTAGTCGCCGACGCGGAGTCGGCGGAAGCCCGGGCCGTAAGGGGTGGAACTGGCAGGACGGGGAGTCTCGGCGAGCGCGTCGACGGCTTCGTACACGGCGGCGAGCCCGGCCGGGTCGTCCTTGAGGAAGCGTACGGCCGCGTTGGTGGCGTCCGTCTCCCAGATGATGCGGTAAGTCACGGACGCAGCCCCAGCATGCGCCCGACCTCTTCGTGCGGGACCCCCTCGCCGAGCGTGCCCTCGGCCTTGCGTCGCTGGTAGTCGGCGACGGCGAGGGCGTCTTCGAGATCCTCTATCACCTGAGGAGACACGAGCAGCGCGGCCACGT from Streptomyces chartreusis NRRL 3882 harbors:
- a CDS encoding type II toxin-antitoxin system RelE family toxin; its protein translation is MTYRIIWETDATNAAVRFLKDDPAGLAAVYEAVDALAETPRPASSTPYGPGFRRLRVGDYRVLYVIDEDVIRILFTHLGRTA
- a CDS encoding type II toxin-antitoxin system Phd/YefM family antitoxin — its product is MTEITISAARSQLGDLVRRAAHSRETIAITDHGHVAALLVSPQVIEDLEDALAVADYQRRKAEGTLGEGVPHEEVGRMLGLRP